Proteins encoded in a region of the Megalops cyprinoides isolate fMegCyp1 chromosome 3, fMegCyp1.pri, whole genome shotgun sequence genome:
- the zgc:171740 gene encoding E3 ubiquitin-protein ligase rififylin isoform X1 — MWMSCCSWHCVESTATATVEENGNTRRQAYTNSGYSPSPTAPEPLCKACGGRFNTIARKHVCVDCKKNFCGRCSVQLDPRPRLCHTCQRFHGTFFDRTELMRLKVKDLRDYLHLHEVPTQMCREKEELVDLVLGQQTPSSSGGSSEATSRPHTPPPYAAPSPAAPSTPPNLSPADPELEPLTQDNHQSPPVPVDSSQEEAHDTEVDMEVQGEQESQSSDTEETGALGRRASLSNLSGVEDIEALSVRQLKEILARNFVNYKGCCEKWELMERVTRLYNDQKDLHNLVSKTGNKTDPPGAPQLEENLCKICMDLPIDCVLLECGHMVTCTKCGKRMSECPICRQYVVRAVHVFRS, encoded by the exons ATGTGGATGTCCTGCTGTAGCTGGCACTGTGTGGAAAGCACCGCCACCGCCACAGTGGAAGAAAACGGCAACACGCGGCGCCAGGCCTACACAAACTCGGGGTACAGTCCGTCCCCAACTGCCCCCGAACCATTGTGTAAGGCCTGTGGAGGACGTTTCAACACCATAGCTAGGAAG CATGTCTGCGTGGACTGCAAGAAGAACTTCTGCGGCCGCTGCTCGGTACAGCTGGACCCCCGCCCACGCCTGTGCCACACCTGCCAGCGTTTCCACGGCACCTTCTTTGACCGGACAGAGCTGATGCGGCTGAAGGTGAAGGACCTGCGGGACTACCTGCACCTGCATGAGGTGCCCACGCAGATGTGCCGCgagaaggaggagctggtggacCTGGTCCTGGGCCAGCAGACCcccagcagcagcggcggcagcagcgAGGCCACATCCCGGCCTCACACGCCCCCGCCGTACGCGGCTCCCAGCCCCGCAGCCCCCTCCACGCCTCCCAACCTGTCTCCCGCAGACCCCGAATTGGAGCCGCTCACTCAGGACAACCACCAG AGTCCGCCGGTGCCGGTGGACTCCAGCCAGGAGGAGGCACATGACACTGAGGTGGACATGGAGGTCCAGGGGGAACAGGAGTCCCAG TCCTCGGACACGGAGGAGACGGGGGCGCTGGGGCGCAGGGCCTCGCTGTCCAACCTGAGCGGGGTGGAGGACATCGAGGCCCTCAGCGTGCGGCAGCTGAAGGAGATCCTCGCCCGCAACTTTGTCAACTACAAGGGCTGCTGCGAGAAGTGGGAGCTGATGGAGAGAGTCACCCGCCTCTACAACGATCAGAAAGACCTGCACAACCTGG tttcaaaaacTGGAAACAAAACAG ACCCCCCTGGGGCCCCCCAGCTGGAGGAGAACCTGTGCAAGATCTGCATGGACCTGCCCATCGACTGCGTGCTGCTGGAGTGCGGCCACATGGTCACCTGCACCAAGTGCGGCAAGCGAATGAGCGAGTGCCCCATCTGCAGGCAGTACGTGGTGCGGGCCGTGCACGTCTTCCGGTCCTGA
- the zgc:171740 gene encoding E3 ubiquitin-protein ligase rififylin isoform X2, translating into MWMSCCSWHCVESTATATVEENGNTRRQAYTNSGYSPSPTAPEPLCKACGGRFNTIARKHVCVDCKKNFCGRCSVQLDPRPRLCHTCQRFHGTFFDRTELMRLKVKDLRDYLHLHEVPTQMCREKEELVDLVLGQQTPSSSGGSSEATSRPHTPPPYAAPSPAAPSTPPNLSPADPELEPLTQDNHQSSDTEETGALGRRASLSNLSGVEDIEALSVRQLKEILARNFVNYKGCCEKWELMERVTRLYNDQKDLHNLVSKTGNKTDPPGAPQLEENLCKICMDLPIDCVLLECGHMVTCTKCGKRMSECPICRQYVVRAVHVFRS; encoded by the exons ATGTGGATGTCCTGCTGTAGCTGGCACTGTGTGGAAAGCACCGCCACCGCCACAGTGGAAGAAAACGGCAACACGCGGCGCCAGGCCTACACAAACTCGGGGTACAGTCCGTCCCCAACTGCCCCCGAACCATTGTGTAAGGCCTGTGGAGGACGTTTCAACACCATAGCTAGGAAG CATGTCTGCGTGGACTGCAAGAAGAACTTCTGCGGCCGCTGCTCGGTACAGCTGGACCCCCGCCCACGCCTGTGCCACACCTGCCAGCGTTTCCACGGCACCTTCTTTGACCGGACAGAGCTGATGCGGCTGAAGGTGAAGGACCTGCGGGACTACCTGCACCTGCATGAGGTGCCCACGCAGATGTGCCGCgagaaggaggagctggtggacCTGGTCCTGGGCCAGCAGACCcccagcagcagcggcggcagcagcgAGGCCACATCCCGGCCTCACACGCCCCCGCCGTACGCGGCTCCCAGCCCCGCAGCCCCCTCCACGCCTCCCAACCTGTCTCCCGCAGACCCCGAATTGGAGCCGCTCACTCAGGACAACCACCAG TCCTCGGACACGGAGGAGACGGGGGCGCTGGGGCGCAGGGCCTCGCTGTCCAACCTGAGCGGGGTGGAGGACATCGAGGCCCTCAGCGTGCGGCAGCTGAAGGAGATCCTCGCCCGCAACTTTGTCAACTACAAGGGCTGCTGCGAGAAGTGGGAGCTGATGGAGAGAGTCACCCGCCTCTACAACGATCAGAAAGACCTGCACAACCTGG tttcaaaaacTGGAAACAAAACAG ACCCCCCTGGGGCCCCCCAGCTGGAGGAGAACCTGTGCAAGATCTGCATGGACCTGCCCATCGACTGCGTGCTGCTGGAGTGCGGCCACATGGTCACCTGCACCAAGTGCGGCAAGCGAATGAGCGAGTGCCCCATCTGCAGGCAGTACGTGGTGCGGGCCGTGCACGTCTTCCGGTCCTGA